The Anticarsia gemmatalis isolate Benzon Research Colony breed Stoneville strain chromosome 12, ilAntGemm2 primary, whole genome shotgun sequence genome segment tagtatttgcgtgaaagagtaacaaacttccatacatactcacaaactttcgcatttataatattagtaggaagtaggaTTAACAGTAGGATTACAATAGCTTTTGATTTAAATACTTACGATCAAAAGCAGTTAGTTTAATAGAAAATTCATACTTTGAACAATCAACGTAGGAATctgaacataatatataactcaaaggcgactgactgacatagtgatctatcaacgcacagccaaaccactagacggatcgagctgaaatttggcaggCAGATGTTaagacgtaggcatccgctaagaaaggattttatcAATTTTTCCCCTAAGagaataaaataggggatgaaagtttaaATGAAAAGTCTGTCCTAAATCTcaacgcggacgaaatcgcaggcaaaagctagtgttaaatatgtataatacatACTACTACAACAAATGTTGAGAACTACTGATTTATAGTAGAAACAATAAGAAACTTGTGGCAGTATAAAACTAGGAAGGTAGATCGGTTTCCGcagtatatacatataatacaatgAACTTGTACATAGTTTTGCTCCTGATAGTGCCGATTGGTAAGTccctttactttttatattctttcttacttcttatttcttctttatcgtatggctagtggtcaacctagtgtccaaattgttcaagccacccgaattcctttgacgtggcttaacgactattatctttattgacaacaaccgagaccgacctttacgtgccttccgaagcacggagatgcccagtttaaataccactattccGCCACCGATCTATGGAATggccgcgccaaggtttgctcaACCTATAGATGGTTTACcaaccagtgagcgcaactggctatgagtgcctgtactatctacaattaaaataattaattacagttcTGTTTAAATACACGTCATCTCGCCACAATAACCGTAACGCCGCGTGTAGTGGATTCGAATCCGggacaaatatgtatttgtgtgatgagcacgagtatctgttccgAACCTCtctgtaaatgtatttttataggtaTGTGTTTAGAagcatatatgtatgtgtatcagttatttggttaccatagtacaagctctgcttagtttggaatcaaatgaccgtgtatgagttgtaaaattataattaatattgaaatctatactaatattataaagctgaagagtttgtttgtttgtttgattgtttgtttgtttgtttgtttgtttgtttgaacgcgctaatctcaggaactactggtctgatttgaaaaattctttcagtgttagatagtccatttatcgaggaaggttataggctatatatcatcacgctactaccaataggagcagagtacgggtgaaaaatgttacaaaaacggggacaattttgacccgttctctcttatgtgacgcaagcgaagttgcgcgggtcagctagtcttctaTAAAGTCCCCAATCCATACTTGACCAAAGAAGTGGACTAAACCCTTTCTGCATTCCTGGTGACCTAAGACAGTTTTAATGATACGTTAAATACACGGATTAACTAACACAAGAGAACGGGGCATGTGGGCGTGGCTTGCGTGCCGTATGAAGTATGTGTAACTATACCTACCCTAGTACTAACCTGAGAGATGACACTTAAAGCACGTAGTTAGAAGCCtgataaaaatcacaaaatataagtgcaaaatacgactctaatgtcattaaaatatggctggtcatttttattttaatagtcgtttattcttttttatatttcagtttgCGTTCATTATCATCGGTTAAATGTCGCGACAGCCTTCTTTAATGAAATAGTATGACATGCACTTTCCTCTTGtgttatttaaatctatttttttttattggtagtaATACAGGGCCGGTTTTTGCAAGATGACCACGTCACGGGCTCGCTTAAAGTTCATAAGATCATTGCGTCGTGGGAAGAGGCACGCAATAACTGCGCCGCTCAAGGTATGTACCCACAATTTATCCTGCCTTCCGAATCTCGGAATGTATactatggtcacccatctaaagaataacctcggcaagcgtagcttaaccttaaaAAGCGATCGACCCATTAGTATAGACTTTACATCGTTAAATAGGTGGAGTTTCGATTACGCATCGAGAGCTACGCTATCCTCGTCCTTATGTTGACAGTTGACACATACATTGGAGTTTTGGCAGACAGTACATAATAGGATATTTGACTACTAGTctaatcagctactctttatgaaatgtgaAAACCTTTTAGAAttacggtgtagtgacgtcacagtttcatattttcattggtatcaaatgagagtctgataaaatattttagtctgttataattataatttcattacatacaatttcaacattatttacggaaaaacaaatatatccTGAGCGTTTTAGATGACCTCTTACttgtacaagtttaatattgtttgtaaccTCGTCAACTAATATTTCACTACAATTAATTTGACGTACCGGAAAAACAGtacttttgaatacaggggttaatttaaaatagaaaaaaaatgggCATGTTTAACTATTACACTATTTGAAACgctataattgtattaaaattgctATTTAGTATCAAGAACAGGAAAAGTGAACTCGTAGCTAGCTTTTTAAGCCggcaatttacttatttctagGATCGAATTAACCCTAAAATTCTTTAAAGTAACTCCATTTTACGGTACGTTATTCTGTGTGTTACAGATGCTGTCCTAGCAGCGCCCATAAGTGAAACACTTAGGATCGAAATGTTGACGCTGATTGGAGTCCATAATCACACCACACCTTACTTCATAGGACACgctaaaacaataaacaatcaaTTACAATACGTATCTGACCAAGGTTAGTACTTAGACTTACGTACGATTTGGTTTTACTGCGGGTGTTATAGGATAGGCATCATAAGAGCCTAGATTTTCATCaatcaatccatactaatattataaatgcgaaagtaattctgtctgtctgtctattactCAATCGCGCCTAAACTattgaatcaatttgcatgaaatttggtatggacatattttgatacctaAAAAAAGACATAGGCTACCTTTTACCctggaaaaatgacgcattcccatgggaaaattcaggtggcggacgaagtcgcaggtaaaagctagtatacatatataggtataaataacttttccgttactgagtgactgactgactgatgggcAACGCACAGTCagaactactgagcgtagaaagttgaaatttggtacgaAGATTGCCAATACGTCTGTAAGCTTAAGTAAATTGTTAAACCAGCCTGTTTTACTTATGGCATTAGAGAGTTTTTGATATGGTAGGGTTAAATTTGAAAGGTGTAGCCTAGGGTTTGAAACTGCGTTAAGTGGACGCCTGCGCGGTCTCATACAAAATTGCTCCGTCCCGGTTGTCTGTGCGGGCACCCATCTCCTTGCTCAGCCCAGTCCTGTGTTAACGATTCACGCGCCTGCCTGCACATACGCGTTAGCATGCACAGTACGTGCAATCTATCTTGGCCAGCTTGAAGTTAGGCATAATAGAACATTTATACAGTACCCTGTGACGTCACCATTTACAAAAAATGACATCTGCAAAGCTACTGCAGCTAACTTCAAGCCGACCGAGATAAATTGCGCGTGTTGTATGTGGAACGGGTGCTCGTCGCGGGCGCCCGCTGTCGAGCTTAAGGGGTATTTCAGACGTAACACAACCACGCAACAACCACACCACAAGGATGACACGTGGTCGGGTGCATAttcctattaaaataaaaatacaatttgcaCGTACTACATTTTGTGGCCGTTATGAAACACGTGTTTCATACTATCAAATCGCGACCACATCGCAACCACATTTTGTCGCTGCGTCGTGGTGTGTTACGTAAAAAAACAAGCCTAAGTTATAAATCGTCGTTGCAGGTATGTCTTTTGAAGATATAAAGAGTGTGAACGATATGATAGATAAGCTGGATCCACGTGATGGCGATTGTTTAGGAATGGACGTCCGATCTGTAAAAGTCGTGCCGTGCTCAAAACCTCTTCCGTACATGTGTTACAAGCCATTGAAGACCGTACAAGAATCAAGGATGGAAAATAACACTGATGGAATATACACCATACCTAGCACGACACCAGATGAAGTGACAGCTCATACTACTAGCAGAATTGCAAATTGTGGATCAGCTAAAGGTAAGTACTTCTAGCACATAATACCACGACTTctgattttgtttataaaaaacaaattatttaattattaattgccatttttaaatacgaaagaaaaacatttattgcCCGAACCTACTaatacctttaaaaatatacaataattggCAGTTGTTACCTACTGACACGATTGAAGTCGGTGCCAAGTAAAGCAAGCAATgcattttttttccattttattgtctttaaaaagaatAGACTGATATTATAGCTCAAAAATTATTGCGACAGAAAAAATACCCGTGAATAAGTGAAGAAAATggtacattttttacaaattttaggATACAAACCGTACTCTTCATCGTCGAGTTGTTACAAGTATCACCCAGAAGAACTATCGTGGCAGGAGGCGAGTGACGCTTGCGCAGCTGAAGGAGGATATTTACTCGTTATAAACGACGAGCGCGAGGCATATCTTTTAACAGAAATAGATGAAGTCCCTCCTAGATCAGGTGCTGCTGGAATACATGTGGGAATAAAAGCAGAAAATGGTGAATGGAAAAGTGTGCAAGGTAAATATGCTTCGTTAATTGACTTCTGCATAGTCACTGTACGTTTAAAAACGGAGACTACAACTTCATCTGTCAAGAGCCGCGGTTCAACCAATTAAAACTTACCCATATGGCGTGATAAAGAGAGAGGCTTAGTGTCGAGGATCTagataatacttatattaacCAATTTCTTTATTTAGGTCAGAGTTTGGAGCAAATATACTACTATAACATCTGGAAAAAACTAACTCCTATTGCCAAGGACAAACAGTGTATGGCGTTGTTCCTCCTTCGATTATACGATGATTTCTACTGTGGACAGCGCAGAGATTTTATTTGTGAGTTGGAAATGGGAATGCCTCCAACGACACCGACATCTACCGAGATTGTTACCACTGAGGTCGTGACTGATGTGACGACTGACTCCACGACTTATATCACTAGCAACATTGACGTATGTGGAACATCGGATGAAGGTACATTGTGATAAAATAGTTTCGTTCTTAATTTAACTCTCAAAGTTCTCAgcgataaaaaaaaacgcacTGTCAAATagtttgacaatattttatacatccCTGCTTGCTCTATACTACACTTAATATGTTGATTTCAATTCACGTTTCTGGATGaattaaacaagtatttattgttttattataggtTACAAGTCACACTCTTCAGCGTCGAGTTGTTACAAGTATCACCCAGAACGGCTATCGTGGCAGGAGGCGAGTGACGCTTGCGCAGCTGAAGGAGGATATTTGCTCGTTATTAACGACGAGGGCGAGgctaaacttataaaaaaaacattcgacATACCATCTTATCCAGGAATACATGTGGGAATCAGGGTAGAAAATGGCAAATGGATAAGTGTgcaaggtaaataaatatgattccTCAATGAAGTTACTCATAATCCATTCACGTTATTATATGTTATCGTCCTCTATATCCGTCATTAGCGGAAACTGCTGATCCAGAAATCCTTACTCCATTATTATCTGCCTTTTTAATTCTGTCACTCAAATGCAAGGCAAGCAAATCGAGATCTGTATCATTAATCCCATAGCGTTTAACATTTCTTAGAATTGTTCTATTTTGGAAACAGTCAAATACTGTGAAGAAATCGTCGAACACCTCAATAGCTCTCTGAGAGATACATCTGCGTCGATAATCGACCTACCCTTTGTAAAACCGCAATcctaatcaaattattatttataagcaaGACAAGTtactttttaccttttttagGCCAGAGCTTGgagcaaatatattattataatgactgGGGAAATCCAGTTCCTATTGCAAGAGAAGAACATTGTATGGCGATGTTCTTTCTTCGGTCATACGATGACTTCTACTGTGGACAGTATAGAGATTTTATTTGTGAGTTGGAAACGGGAATGAATGCAACGACACCGACATCTAACGAGATTGTTACAACTGATGTGACGACTGACACCACGCCTTATATCACCAGCAACAGTGACGTATGTGGAACATCGGATGAAGGTACagtgtaataaaatagtttcgtTCTTAatctaaacttaaataaatagttaggGGACCAGGTACTCCACATCGAAGAATATAAAAATCACGAAAGTCTGtttagaaattaagtaaaacatacCGTCCGAATACACTTAAGTCACTTAAAGTTTAACACTTCATCGCATAATAAATGCAATTGTATTGTGAATGAAATAATGAAAtggtatatttttcaaatttttttagGATACAAACCGTACTCTTCATCGTCGAGTTGTTACAAGTATCACCCAGAAGAACTATCGTGGCAGGAGGCGAGTGACGCTTGCGCAGCTGAAGGAGGATATTTACTCGTTATAAACGACGAGCGCGAGGCAAAACTTTTAACAGAAATAGAGGAAGTCCCTCCTAGATCAGGTGCTGCTGGAATACATGTGGGAATAAAAGCAGAAAATGGTGAATGGAAAAGTGTGCAAGGTAAATATGCTTCGTTAATTGACTTCTGCATAGTCATTGTACGTTTAAAAACGGAGACTACTATCTCATTTGTCAAAAACCGCGGTTctaccaattaaaacataaGGCGTGATAAAGAGGGAGGCTTAGTGTCCTATTTATGAGGTGTACAATTCtattcatttttttcttaactatCGGATAACGCGGCTTTCCTTCAAAAGAGTGACGAACACAGCACATGTCGAGGGGGAAGATTTGAACTCAGCGAGCAAGTCGAAGCGCGGGCGGCAACAAGTTTACTCAATATCTTCTAAGCATTGTACATAATTTGAtgagacataataatatatctgcgACTATAGTTGACCCACCCTTTGTAAAATCAGAGACCTAATAAACGAATGCTTATTAATATAGGCAAGGCGTGTTTATAGGTAATGATttgaattagtttattcattgttttaggCCACAGCTTGCAGCATATATACTATTATAACCGCAGGAGTCGTCCGGTTCCTATTGCCAGAGACGGAAATTGTATGGCGTTGTTCTTCCTTCAATCATACGATGACTTCTACTGTGGACAGCGCAGAGATTTTATTTGTGAGTTGGAAATGGGAATGTTTTCAACGACAGCGCCATCTGACGAGCTTTTTACCACTGAGGGCGTGACTGATGTGACGACTGACGCCACGACTTATATCACTAGCAACATTGACGTATGTGGAACAACGGAtgaaggtaaattgtaaaaaaaagtttcattctTAATTTAAATCTCAAAAGTCTCAGCGATCAAAAGTAAACGCACGGTCAAAtagttttactatattttatacatccATGCTCGCTCTATACTAcacttaatatattgatttcaattcgatttttttctgaatgaattaaacaattatttattgttttattttaggttacAAGTCACACTCTTCATCGTCGAGTTGTTACAAGTATCACCCAGAACGACTACCGTGGCAGGAGGCGAGTGACGCTTGCGCAGCTGAAGGAGGATATTTACTCGTTGTAAACGACGAGCGCGAggcaaaacttataaaaaaaacattcgacATACCATCTTATCCAGGAATACATGTGGGAATCAGGGTAGAAAATGGCAAATGGATGAGTGTGCAAGGTAAATACATTTCCTTATTGAAGTTACTCATAATCCATTCACGTTATTAAATGTTATCGTCCTCTACATCTGTCATTAGCGGTTCCTGTGATAATGAGCAACCTATCTTTAATTTTTAGAAAGTGTTGTCAATGAGGGAGGTTTAGTATACTATTTATTAGGCGTATAAAATACATGTACTGCCAAACAGATGATCtcattatgttttgtttatttttattatttttctgtaactTTCTTTCGATGTGTGTGATCGTTTGgtcgaaataaatgattattattatctgggagcacggaagtgcccccgcaagtcgagcaaaaaaaaataactatgttgGAAACAATCAAATACTTTGAAGAAATCG includes the following:
- the LOC142977395 gene encoding macrophage mannose receptor 1-like produces the protein MPSLNTTIPPPIYGMAAPRFAQPIDGLPTIIQGRFLQDDHVTGSLKVHKIIASWEEARNNCAAQDAVLAAPISETLRIEMLTLIGVHNHTTPYFIGHAKTINNQLQYVSDQGMSFEDIKSVNDMIDKLDPRDGDCLGMDVRSVKVVPCSKPLPYMCYKPLKTVQESRMENNTDGIYTIPSTTPDEVTAHTTSRIANCGSAKGYKPYSSSSSCYKYHPEELSWQEASDACAAEGGYLLVINDEREAYLLTEIDEVPPRSGAAGIHVGIKAENGEWKSVQGQSLEQIYYYNIWKKLTPIAKDKQCMALFLLRLYDDFYCGQRRDFICELEMGMPPTTPTSTEIVTTEVVTDVTTDSTTYITSNIDVCGTSDEGYKSHSSASSCYKYHPERLSWQEASDACAAEGGYLLVINDEGEAKLIKKTFDIPSYPGIHVGIRVENGKWISVQGQSLEQIYYYNDWGNPVPIAREEHCMAMFFLRSYDDFYCGQYRDFICELETGMNATTPTSNEIVTTDVTTDTTPYITSNSDVCGTSDEGYKPYSSSSSCYKYHPEELSWQEASDACAAEGGYLLVINDEREAKLLTEIEEVPPRSGAAGIHVGIKAENGEWKSVQGHSLQHIYYYNRRSRPVPIARDGNCMALFFLQSYDDFYCGQRRDFICELEMGMFSTTAPSDELFTTEGVTDVTTDATTYITSNIDVCGTTDEGYKSHSSSSSCYKYHPERLPWQEASDACAAEGGYLLVVNDEREAKLIKKTFDIPSYPGIHVGIRVENGKWMSVQESVVNEGGLVYYLLGV